A region from the Sphingomonas brevis genome encodes:
- the recF gene encoding DNA replication/repair protein RecF (All proteins in this family for which functions are known are DNA-binding proteins that assist the filamentation of RecA onto DNA for the initiation of recombination or recombinational repair.) gives MAAVTRLSLTDFRNHRDALIDAQDGFVLLSGPNGAGKTNILEAVSLLTPGRGLRQVPISEMARSGGSGTFAVAARLDDQTDIGTGTGTASPDRRQVRINGAAAAVNSLGERLAVLWLTPAMDRLFTDSAGGRRRFLDRLTLALEPGHAHHAARYEAAMRARNKLLDDELDADPDWLSALEAQMDEHGSAVGEARARTVAALTESITMLPDDNYPRGALALEGWANSDLGSVLRANRSRDAAAGRATEGPHRHDLIVTHIAKDQPAARGSTGEQKALLLGLVLAHSELVAVRRGAPPILLLDEVAAHLDPDRRAALFDRLASYGQVWMTATEAALFDGITRATRFHVEAGTISAV, from the coding sequence ACCGACTTCCGCAACCATCGGGACGCGCTGATCGACGCGCAGGACGGATTCGTCCTGCTGAGCGGTCCCAATGGCGCGGGCAAGACCAACATATTGGAAGCGGTGTCGCTGCTGACGCCCGGCCGCGGCCTGAGGCAGGTGCCGATATCGGAGATGGCGCGCAGCGGCGGCTCCGGCACATTTGCCGTTGCGGCGCGGCTAGACGATCAGACCGACATCGGTACCGGGACCGGCACCGCGTCGCCTGACCGGCGGCAGGTGCGAATCAATGGCGCGGCCGCCGCGGTCAATTCGCTGGGCGAGCGGCTGGCCGTACTGTGGCTGACCCCGGCGATGGACCGCCTGTTCACCGACAGCGCTGGCGGGCGCCGCCGCTTCCTCGACCGGCTGACGCTGGCGCTGGAACCGGGTCATGCCCACCATGCCGCGCGCTACGAAGCGGCGATGCGGGCGCGGAACAAGCTGCTCGACGATGAACTCGACGCCGACCCCGATTGGCTATCGGCGCTGGAAGCGCAGATGGACGAACATGGCTCTGCCGTCGGCGAGGCGCGGGCGCGGACGGTTGCGGCGTTGACCGAGTCGATAACGATGCTGCCGGACGATAACTATCCGCGCGGCGCGCTGGCGCTCGAGGGATGGGCAAACAGCGACCTGGGCTCTGTTCTCAGAGCCAACCGCAGCCGCGATGCAGCGGCAGGCAGGGCCACCGAAGGACCGCACCGGCATGACCTGATCGTCACCCACATCGCCAAGGACCAACCCGCGGCACGTGGTTCGACCGGCGAGCAGAAAGCCCTGCTGCTCGGGCTGGTATTGGCTCATTCCGAATTGGTCGCAGTGCGTCGCGGCGCGCCGCCGATCCTGCTGCTCGATGAAGTGGCGGCACATTTGGACCCGGACCGGCGCGCTGCGCTCTTCGACCGATTGGCCAGTTACGGGCAAGTGTGGATGACCGCGACCGAGGCGGCATTGTTCGACGGAATCACCCGCGCGACCCGTTTTCATGTCGAGGCCGGTACAATTTCCGCCGTCTGA
- a CDS encoding DEAD/DEAH box helicase — MTKFTDLGLSKPLLDALAAKNYIVPTPIQAQAIPTVLTGRDLLGIAQTGTGKTAAFMLPSLDRLANPRVHPIARRVRMLVLAPTRELASQIAESARTYARNINLTTGVIFGGTAPMKSVREVSRGLDVLVATPGRLLDLVDQRAVDLSRLEILVLDEADQMLDLGFIHALKRIVQLVPKTRQTLFFSATMPKAIKQLADAYLTNPAEVSVTPAATTVERIQQSVTHVNQAEKAALLTLFLQKTGIERTLVFSRTKHGADKIVRQLAAAGIESMAIHGNKSQPQRERAIAAFKSGQAPVLIATDIAARGIDIPGVAHVVNFDLPDVPEQYVHRIGRTARAGADGAAIAFCAPDERINLRDIERLTRQKLAETPLPEGFVAAAQALKALKLPSQREERSGHGRGGFGGGRRDGGHRHGRPAAPRAAIQPNGGDRRRDEQRPAQGQQRRDGAPRQDGQRHPQRVGEHPAHRPEGGAGNRPFKGGRRGGPGRFQRAQG; from the coding sequence TTGACCAAATTTACCGACCTCGGGCTGTCGAAGCCCCTTTTGGACGCGCTTGCGGCCAAGAATTACATCGTGCCGACGCCGATCCAGGCGCAGGCCATCCCGACCGTACTTACCGGCCGCGACCTCCTGGGCATCGCCCAGACCGGCACCGGCAAGACGGCGGCGTTCATGCTGCCGTCGCTCGACCGGCTCGCCAACCCGCGCGTTCATCCGATCGCCCGGCGCGTGCGCATGCTGGTCCTCGCTCCGACCCGCGAGCTTGCCTCGCAGATCGCCGAGAGCGCCCGCACCTATGCGCGCAACATCAACCTCACCACGGGCGTCATCTTCGGCGGCACCGCGCCGATGAAGAGCGTTCGCGAAGTTTCGCGCGGCCTTGACGTGCTGGTCGCCACTCCTGGCCGCCTGCTCGACCTGGTCGACCAGCGCGCCGTCGATCTCAGCCGGCTGGAAATCCTCGTCCTCGACGAGGCCGACCAGATGCTCGATCTCGGCTTCATCCATGCGCTGAAGCGGATCGTCCAGCTCGTCCCCAAGACGCGCCAGACGCTGTTCTTCTCGGCCACCATGCCGAAGGCGATCAAGCAGCTTGCCGACGCCTATCTGACCAACCCGGCCGAAGTCTCGGTCACTCCCGCCGCGACCACGGTCGAGCGGATCCAGCAGAGCGTCACCCATGTGAACCAGGCCGAAAAGGCCGCGCTTCTGACGCTGTTCCTGCAGAAGACCGGCATCGAGCGGACCTTGGTGTTCAGCCGGACCAAGCATGGGGCCGACAAGATCGTCCGCCAGCTGGCCGCTGCCGGCATCGAGAGCATGGCGATCCATGGCAACAAGTCGCAGCCGCAGCGCGAGCGCGCCATTGCCGCGTTCAAATCCGGCCAGGCGCCGGTGCTGATCGCGACCGATATCGCCGCGCGCGGGATCGACATTCCGGGCGTTGCCCATGTCGTCAATTTCGACCTCCCCGATGTCCCCGAGCAATATGTCCACCGTATCGGCCGCACGGCGCGGGCCGGCGCCGATGGCGCGGCCATCGCATTTTGTGCCCCCGACGAGCGGATCAACCTGCGCGACATCGAGCGGCTGACCCGCCAGAAGCTGGCGGAAACGCCATTGCCCGAGGGCTTCGTTGCCGCGGCGCAGGCGCTGAAGGCGCTCAAGCTGCCGTCGCAGCGCGAAGAGCGTAGCGGCCACGGCCGTGGCGGATTTGGCGGAGGCCGCCGTGACGGCGGTCATCGCCATGGACGCCCTGCCGCTCCGCGTGCTGCCATCCAGCCGAACGGCGGCGATCGCCGCCGCGACGAGCAGCGGCCGGCTCAAGGCCAGCAGCGCCGCGATGGCGCTCCGCGCCAGGATGGTCAGCGCCATCCGCAACGCGTCGGCGAGCATCCGGCGCACCGTCCCGAGGGCGGCGCAGGCAATCGTCCGTTCAAGGGCGGCCGCCGGGGCGGCCCAGGCCGCTTCCAGCGCGCCCAGGGCTAA